The Chlorocebus sabaeus isolate Y175 chromosome 1, mChlSab1.0.hap1, whole genome shotgun sequence genome includes a region encoding these proteins:
- the MARK2 gene encoding serine/threonine-protein kinase MARK2 isoform X4, which produces MGPASIFMSQMKKQIWRSYVTLLTFSQLPTLGHLDSKPSSKSNMIRGRNSATSADEQPHIGNYRLLKTIGKGNFAKVKLARHILTGKEVAVKIIDKTQLNSSSLQKLFREVRIMKVLNHPNIVKLFEVIETEKTLYLVMEYASGGEVFDYLVAHGRMKEKEARAKFRQIVSAVQYCHQKFIVHRDLKAENLLLDADMNIKIADFGFSNEFTFGNKLDTFCGSPPYAAPELFQGKKYDGPEVDVWSLGVILYTLVSGSLPFDGQNLKELRERVLRGKYRIPFYMSTDCENLLKKFLILNPSKRGTLEQIMKDRWMNVGHEDDELKPYVEPLPDYKDPRRTELMVSMGYTREEIQDSLVGQRYNEVMATYLLLGYKSSELEGDTITLKPRPSADLTNSSAPSPSHKVQRSVSANPKQRRFSDQAGPAIPTSNSYSKKTQSNNAENKRPEEDRESGRKASSTAKVPASPLPGLERKKTTPTPSTNSVLSTSTNRSRNSPLLERASLGQASIQNGKDSLTMPGSRASTASASAAVSAARPRQHQKSMSASVHPNKASGLPPTESNCEVPRPSTAPQRVPVASPSAHNISSSGGAPDRTNFPRGVSSRSTFHAGQLRQVRDQQNLPYGVTPASPSGHSQGRRGASGSIFSKFTSKFVRRNLNEPESKDRVETLRPHMVGSGVNDKEKEEFREAKPRSLRFTWSMKTTSSMEPNEMMREIRKVLDANSCQSELHEKYMLLCMHGTPGHEDFVQWEMEVCKLPRLSLNGVRFKRISGTSMAFKNIASKIANELKL; this is translated from the exons CCCACCTTGGGACACCTTGACTCCAAGCCCAGCAGTAAGTCCAACATGATTCGGGGCCGCAACTCAGCCACCTCTGCTGATGAGCAGCCCCACATTGGAAACTACCGGCTCCTCAAGACCATTGGCAAGGGTAACTTTGCCAAGGTGAAGTTGGCCCGACACATCCTGACTGGGAAAGAG GTAGCTGTGAAGATCATTGACAAGACTCAACTGAactcctccagcctccagaaa CTATTCCGCGAAGTAAGAATAATGAAGGTTTTGAATCATCCCAACATAG TTAAATTATTTGAAGTGATTGAGACTGAGAAAACGCTCTACCTTGTCATGGAGTACGCTAGTGGCG GAGAGGTATTTGATTACCTAGTGGCTCATGGCaggatgaaagagaaagaggCTCGAGCCAAATTCCGCCAG atAGTGTCTGCTGTACAGTACTGTCACCAGAAGTTTATTGTCCATAGAGACTTAAAG GCAGAAAACCTGCTCTTGGATGCTGATATGAACATCAAGATTGCAGACTTTGGCTTCAGCAATGAATTCACCTTTGGGAACAAGCTGGACACTTTCTGTGGCAGTCCCCCTTATGCTGCCCCAGAACTCTTCCAGGGCAAAAAATATGATGGACCCGAGGTGGATGTGTGGAGCCTAGGAGTTATCCTCTATACACTGGTCAGCGGATCCCTGCCTTTTGATGGACAGAATCTCAAG GAGCTGCGGGAACGGGTACTGAGGGGAAAATACCGTATTCCGTTCTACATGTCCACGGACTGTGAAAACTTGCTTAAGAAATTTCTCATTCTTAATCCCAGCAAGAGAGGCACTTTAGAG CAAATCATGAAAGATCGATGGATGAATGTGGGTCACGAAGATGATGAACTAAAGCCTTATGTGGAGCCACTCCCTGACTACAAGGACCCCCGGCGGACAG AGCTGATGGTGTCCATGGGTTACACACGGGAAGAGATCCAGGACTCGCTGGTGGGCCAGAGATACAACGAGGTGATGGCCACCTATCtgctcctgggctacaagagcTCCGAG ctGGAAGGTGACACCATCACCCTGAAGCCCCGGCCTTCAGCTGATCTGACCAATAGCAGCGCCCCATCCCCATCCCACAAGGTACAGCGCAGCGTGTCGGCCAATCCCAAGCAGCGGCGCTTCAGCGACCAGG CTGGTCCTGCCATTCCCACCTCTAATTCTTACTCTAAGAAGACTCAGAGTAACAATGCAGAAAATAAGCGGCCCGAGGAGGACCGGGAGTCGGGGCGGAAAGCCAGCAGCACAGCCAAGGTGCCTGCCAGCCCCCTGCCCGGCCTGGAGAGGAAGAAGACCACCCCAACCCCTTCCACG AACAGCGTCCTCTCCACCAGCACAAATCGAAGCAGGAATTCCCCACTTTTGGAGCGGGCCAGCCTCGGCCAGGCCTCCATCCAGAATGGCAAAGACAG CCTAACCATGCCAGGGTCCCGGGCCTCCACGGCTTCTGCTTCTGCCGCAGTCTCTGCGGCCCGGCCCCGCCAGCACCAGAAATCCATGTCGGCCTCCGTGCACCCCAACAAGGCCTCTGGGCTGCCCCCCACGGAGAGTAACTGTGAGGTGCCGCGGCCCAG CACAGCCCCCCAGCGTGTCCCTGTCGCCTCCCCATCCGCCCACAACATCAGCAGCAGTGGTGGAGCCCCAGACCGAACTAATTTCCCCCGGGGTGTGTCCAGCCGGAGCACCTTCCATGCTGGGCAGCTCCGACAGGTGCGGGACCAGCAGAATTTGCCCTATGGTGTgaccccagcctctccctctggCCACAGCCAGGGCCGGCGGGGGGCCTCTGGGAGCATCTTCAGCAAGTTCACCTCCAAGTTTGTACGCAG gaacctgaaTGAACCTGAAAGCAAAGACCGAGTGGAGACGCTCAG ACCTCACATGGTGGGCAGTGGCGTCAAcgacaaagaaaaggaagaatttcGGGAGGCCAAACCCCGCTCCCTCCGCTTCACGTGGAGTATGAAGACCACGAGCTCCATGGAGCCCAACGAGATGATGCGGGAGATCCGCAAGGTGCTGGACGCGAACAGCTGCCAGAGCGAGCTGCATGAGAAATACATGCTGCTGTGCATGCACGGCACGCCGGGCCACGAGGACTTCGTGCAGTGGGAGATGGAGGTGTGCAAACTGCCGCGGCTCTCTCTCAATGGGGTTCGGTTTAAGCGGATATCGGGCACCTCCATGGCCTTCAAAAACATTGCCTCCAAAATAGCCAACGAGCTGAAGCTTTAA
- the MARK2 gene encoding serine/threonine-protein kinase MARK2 isoform X10, which yields MGPASIFMSQMKKQIWRSYVTLLTFSQLPTLGHLDSKPSSKSNMIRGRNSATSADEQPHIGNYRLLKTIGKGNFAKVKLARHILTGKEVAVKIIDKTQLNSSSLQKLFREVRIMKVLNHPNIVKLFEVIETEKTLYLVMEYASGGEVFDYLVAHGRMKEKEARAKFRQIVSAVQYCHQKFIVHRDLKAENLLLDADMNIKIADFGFSNEFTFGNKLDTFCGSPPYAAPELFQGKKYDGPEVDVWSLGVILYTLVSGSLPFDGQNLKELRERVLRGKYRIPFYMSTDCENLLKKFLILNPSKRGTLEQIMKDRWMNVGHEDDELKPYVEPLPDYKDPRRTELMVSMGYTREEIQDSLVGQRYNEVMATYLLLGYKSSELEGDTITLKPRPSADLTNSSAPSPSHKVQRSVSANPKQRRFSDQAAGPAIPTSNSYSKKTQSNNAENKRPEEDRESGRKASSTAKVPASPLPGLERKKTTPTPSTNSVLSTSTNRSRNSPLLERASLGQASIQNGKDSTAPQRVPVASPSAHNISSSGGAPDRTNFPRGVSSRSTFHAGQLRQVRDQQNLPYGVTPASPSGHSQGRRGASGSIFSKFTSKFVRRNLSFRFARRNLNEPESKDRVETLRPHMVGSGVNDKEKEEFREAKPRSLRFTWSMKTTSSMEPNEMMREIRKVLDANSCQSELHEKYMLLCMHGTPGHEDFVQWEMEVCKLPRLSLNGVRFKRISGTSMAFKNIASKIANELKL from the exons CCCACCTTGGGACACCTTGACTCCAAGCCCAGCAGTAAGTCCAACATGATTCGGGGCCGCAACTCAGCCACCTCTGCTGATGAGCAGCCCCACATTGGAAACTACCGGCTCCTCAAGACCATTGGCAAGGGTAACTTTGCCAAGGTGAAGTTGGCCCGACACATCCTGACTGGGAAAGAG GTAGCTGTGAAGATCATTGACAAGACTCAACTGAactcctccagcctccagaaa CTATTCCGCGAAGTAAGAATAATGAAGGTTTTGAATCATCCCAACATAG TTAAATTATTTGAAGTGATTGAGACTGAGAAAACGCTCTACCTTGTCATGGAGTACGCTAGTGGCG GAGAGGTATTTGATTACCTAGTGGCTCATGGCaggatgaaagagaaagaggCTCGAGCCAAATTCCGCCAG atAGTGTCTGCTGTACAGTACTGTCACCAGAAGTTTATTGTCCATAGAGACTTAAAG GCAGAAAACCTGCTCTTGGATGCTGATATGAACATCAAGATTGCAGACTTTGGCTTCAGCAATGAATTCACCTTTGGGAACAAGCTGGACACTTTCTGTGGCAGTCCCCCTTATGCTGCCCCAGAACTCTTCCAGGGCAAAAAATATGATGGACCCGAGGTGGATGTGTGGAGCCTAGGAGTTATCCTCTATACACTGGTCAGCGGATCCCTGCCTTTTGATGGACAGAATCTCAAG GAGCTGCGGGAACGGGTACTGAGGGGAAAATACCGTATTCCGTTCTACATGTCCACGGACTGTGAAAACTTGCTTAAGAAATTTCTCATTCTTAATCCCAGCAAGAGAGGCACTTTAGAG CAAATCATGAAAGATCGATGGATGAATGTGGGTCACGAAGATGATGAACTAAAGCCTTATGTGGAGCCACTCCCTGACTACAAGGACCCCCGGCGGACAG AGCTGATGGTGTCCATGGGTTACACACGGGAAGAGATCCAGGACTCGCTGGTGGGCCAGAGATACAACGAGGTGATGGCCACCTATCtgctcctgggctacaagagcTCCGAG ctGGAAGGTGACACCATCACCCTGAAGCCCCGGCCTTCAGCTGATCTGACCAATAGCAGCGCCCCATCCCCATCCCACAAGGTACAGCGCAGCGTGTCGGCCAATCCCAAGCAGCGGCGCTTCAGCGACCAGG CAGCTGGTCCTGCCATTCCCACCTCTAATTCTTACTCTAAGAAGACTCAGAGTAACAATGCAGAAAATAAGCGGCCCGAGGAGGACCGGGAGTCGGGGCGGAAAGCCAGCAGCACAGCCAAGGTGCCTGCCAGCCCCCTGCCCGGCCTGGAGAGGAAGAAGACCACCCCAACCCCTTCCACG AACAGCGTCCTCTCCACCAGCACAAATCGAAGCAGGAATTCCCCACTTTTGGAGCGGGCCAGCCTCGGCCAGGCCTCCATCCAGAATGGCAAAGACAG CACAGCCCCCCAGCGTGTCCCTGTCGCCTCCCCATCCGCCCACAACATCAGCAGCAGTGGTGGAGCCCCAGACCGAACTAATTTCCCCCGGGGTGTGTCCAGCCGGAGCACCTTCCATGCTGGGCAGCTCCGACAGGTGCGGGACCAGCAGAATTTGCCCTATGGTGTgaccccagcctctccctctggCCACAGCCAGGGCCGGCGGGGGGCCTCTGGGAGCATCTTCAGCAAGTTCACCTCCAAGTTTGTACGCAG aaatcTGTCTTTCAGGTTTGCCAGAAG gaacctgaaTGAACCTGAAAGCAAAGACCGAGTGGAGACGCTCAG ACCTCACATGGTGGGCAGTGGCGTCAAcgacaaagaaaaggaagaatttcGGGAGGCCAAACCCCGCTCCCTCCGCTTCACGTGGAGTATGAAGACCACGAGCTCCATGGAGCCCAACGAGATGATGCGGGAGATCCGCAAGGTGCTGGACGCGAACAGCTGCCAGAGCGAGCTGCATGAGAAATACATGCTGCTGTGCATGCACGGCACGCCGGGCCACGAGGACTTCGTGCAGTGGGAGATGGAGGTGTGCAAACTGCCGCGGCTCTCTCTCAATGGGGTTCGGTTTAAGCGGATATCGGGCACCTCCATGGCCTTCAAAAACATTGCCTCCAAAATAGCCAACGAGCTGAAGCTTTAA
- the MARK2 gene encoding serine/threonine-protein kinase MARK2 isoform X15, producing the protein MGPASIFMSQMKKQIWRSYVTLLTFSQLPTLGHLDSKPSSKSNMIRGRNSATSADEQPHIGNYRLLKTIGKGNFAKVKLARHILTGKEVAVKIIDKTQLNSSSLQKLFREVRIMKVLNHPNIVKLFEVIETEKTLYLVMEYASGGEVFDYLVAHGRMKEKEARAKFRQIVSAVQYCHQKFIVHRDLKAENLLLDADMNIKIADFGFSNEFTFGNKLDTFCGSPPYAAPELFQGKKYDGPEVDVWSLGVILYTLVSGSLPFDGQNLKELRERVLRGKYRIPFYMSTDCENLLKKFLILNPSKRGTLEQIMKDRWMNVGHEDDELKPYVEPLPDYKDPRRTELMVSMGYTREEIQDSLVGQRYNEVMATYLLLGYKSSELEGDTITLKPRPSADLTNSSAPSPSHKVQRSVSANPKQRRFSDQAGPAIPTSNSYSKKTQSNNAENKRPEEDRESGRKASSTAKVPASPLPGLERKKTTPTPSTNSVLSTSTNRSRNSPLLERASLGQASIQNGKDSTAPQRVPVASPSAHNISSSGGAPDRTNFPRGVSSRSTFHAGQLRQVRDQQNLPYGVTPASPSGHSQGRRGASGSIFSKFTSKFVRRPHMVGSGVNDKEKEEFREAKPRSLRFTWSMKTTSSMEPNEMMREIRKVLDANSCQSELHEKYMLLCMHGTPGHEDFVQWEMEVCKLPRLSLNGVRFKRISGTSMAFKNIASKIANELKL; encoded by the exons CCCACCTTGGGACACCTTGACTCCAAGCCCAGCAGTAAGTCCAACATGATTCGGGGCCGCAACTCAGCCACCTCTGCTGATGAGCAGCCCCACATTGGAAACTACCGGCTCCTCAAGACCATTGGCAAGGGTAACTTTGCCAAGGTGAAGTTGGCCCGACACATCCTGACTGGGAAAGAG GTAGCTGTGAAGATCATTGACAAGACTCAACTGAactcctccagcctccagaaa CTATTCCGCGAAGTAAGAATAATGAAGGTTTTGAATCATCCCAACATAG TTAAATTATTTGAAGTGATTGAGACTGAGAAAACGCTCTACCTTGTCATGGAGTACGCTAGTGGCG GAGAGGTATTTGATTACCTAGTGGCTCATGGCaggatgaaagagaaagaggCTCGAGCCAAATTCCGCCAG atAGTGTCTGCTGTACAGTACTGTCACCAGAAGTTTATTGTCCATAGAGACTTAAAG GCAGAAAACCTGCTCTTGGATGCTGATATGAACATCAAGATTGCAGACTTTGGCTTCAGCAATGAATTCACCTTTGGGAACAAGCTGGACACTTTCTGTGGCAGTCCCCCTTATGCTGCCCCAGAACTCTTCCAGGGCAAAAAATATGATGGACCCGAGGTGGATGTGTGGAGCCTAGGAGTTATCCTCTATACACTGGTCAGCGGATCCCTGCCTTTTGATGGACAGAATCTCAAG GAGCTGCGGGAACGGGTACTGAGGGGAAAATACCGTATTCCGTTCTACATGTCCACGGACTGTGAAAACTTGCTTAAGAAATTTCTCATTCTTAATCCCAGCAAGAGAGGCACTTTAGAG CAAATCATGAAAGATCGATGGATGAATGTGGGTCACGAAGATGATGAACTAAAGCCTTATGTGGAGCCACTCCCTGACTACAAGGACCCCCGGCGGACAG AGCTGATGGTGTCCATGGGTTACACACGGGAAGAGATCCAGGACTCGCTGGTGGGCCAGAGATACAACGAGGTGATGGCCACCTATCtgctcctgggctacaagagcTCCGAG ctGGAAGGTGACACCATCACCCTGAAGCCCCGGCCTTCAGCTGATCTGACCAATAGCAGCGCCCCATCCCCATCCCACAAGGTACAGCGCAGCGTGTCGGCCAATCCCAAGCAGCGGCGCTTCAGCGACCAGG CTGGTCCTGCCATTCCCACCTCTAATTCTTACTCTAAGAAGACTCAGAGTAACAATGCAGAAAATAAGCGGCCCGAGGAGGACCGGGAGTCGGGGCGGAAAGCCAGCAGCACAGCCAAGGTGCCTGCCAGCCCCCTGCCCGGCCTGGAGAGGAAGAAGACCACCCCAACCCCTTCCACG AACAGCGTCCTCTCCACCAGCACAAATCGAAGCAGGAATTCCCCACTTTTGGAGCGGGCCAGCCTCGGCCAGGCCTCCATCCAGAATGGCAAAGACAG CACAGCCCCCCAGCGTGTCCCTGTCGCCTCCCCATCCGCCCACAACATCAGCAGCAGTGGTGGAGCCCCAGACCGAACTAATTTCCCCCGGGGTGTGTCCAGCCGGAGCACCTTCCATGCTGGGCAGCTCCGACAGGTGCGGGACCAGCAGAATTTGCCCTATGGTGTgaccccagcctctccctctggCCACAGCCAGGGCCGGCGGGGGGCCTCTGGGAGCATCTTCAGCAAGTTCACCTCCAAGTTTGTACGCAG ACCTCACATGGTGGGCAGTGGCGTCAAcgacaaagaaaaggaagaatttcGGGAGGCCAAACCCCGCTCCCTCCGCTTCACGTGGAGTATGAAGACCACGAGCTCCATGGAGCCCAACGAGATGATGCGGGAGATCCGCAAGGTGCTGGACGCGAACAGCTGCCAGAGCGAGCTGCATGAGAAATACATGCTGCTGTGCATGCACGGCACGCCGGGCCACGAGGACTTCGTGCAGTGGGAGATGGAGGTGTGCAAACTGCCGCGGCTCTCTCTCAATGGGGTTCGGTTTAAGCGGATATCGGGCACCTCCATGGCCTTCAAAAACATTGCCTCCAAAATAGCCAACGAGCTGAAGCTTTAA
- the MARK2 gene encoding serine/threonine-protein kinase MARK2 isoform X12, producing MGPASIFMSQMKKQIWRSYVTLLTFSQLPTLGHLDSKPSSKSNMIRGRNSATSADEQPHIGNYRLLKTIGKGNFAKVKLARHILTGKEVAVKIIDKTQLNSSSLQKLFREVRIMKVLNHPNIVKLFEVIETEKTLYLVMEYASGGEVFDYLVAHGRMKEKEARAKFRQIVSAVQYCHQKFIVHRDLKAENLLLDADMNIKIADFGFSNEFTFGNKLDTFCGSPPYAAPELFQGKKYDGPEVDVWSLGVILYTLVSGSLPFDGQNLKELRERVLRGKYRIPFYMSTDCENLLKKFLILNPSKRGTLEQIMKDRWMNVGHEDDELKPYVEPLPDYKDPRRTELMVSMGYTREEIQDSLVGQRYNEVMATYLLLGYKSSELEGDTITLKPRPSADLTNSSAPSPSHKVQRSVSANPKQRRFSDQAGPAIPTSNSYSKKTQSNNAENKRPEEDRESGRKASSTAKVPASPLPGLERKKTTPTPSTNSVLSTSTNRSRNSPLLERASLGQASIQNGKDSTAPQRVPVASPSAHNISSSGGAPDRTNFPRGVSSRSTFHAGQLRQVRDQQNLPYGVTPASPSGHSQGRRGASGSIFSKFTSKFVRRNLNEPESKDRVETLRPHMVGSGVNDKEKEEFREAKPRSLRFTWSMKTTSSMEPNEMMREIRKVLDANSCQSELHEKYMLLCMHGTPGHEDFVQWEMEVCKLPRLSLNGVRFKRISGTSMAFKNIASKIANELKL from the exons CCCACCTTGGGACACCTTGACTCCAAGCCCAGCAGTAAGTCCAACATGATTCGGGGCCGCAACTCAGCCACCTCTGCTGATGAGCAGCCCCACATTGGAAACTACCGGCTCCTCAAGACCATTGGCAAGGGTAACTTTGCCAAGGTGAAGTTGGCCCGACACATCCTGACTGGGAAAGAG GTAGCTGTGAAGATCATTGACAAGACTCAACTGAactcctccagcctccagaaa CTATTCCGCGAAGTAAGAATAATGAAGGTTTTGAATCATCCCAACATAG TTAAATTATTTGAAGTGATTGAGACTGAGAAAACGCTCTACCTTGTCATGGAGTACGCTAGTGGCG GAGAGGTATTTGATTACCTAGTGGCTCATGGCaggatgaaagagaaagaggCTCGAGCCAAATTCCGCCAG atAGTGTCTGCTGTACAGTACTGTCACCAGAAGTTTATTGTCCATAGAGACTTAAAG GCAGAAAACCTGCTCTTGGATGCTGATATGAACATCAAGATTGCAGACTTTGGCTTCAGCAATGAATTCACCTTTGGGAACAAGCTGGACACTTTCTGTGGCAGTCCCCCTTATGCTGCCCCAGAACTCTTCCAGGGCAAAAAATATGATGGACCCGAGGTGGATGTGTGGAGCCTAGGAGTTATCCTCTATACACTGGTCAGCGGATCCCTGCCTTTTGATGGACAGAATCTCAAG GAGCTGCGGGAACGGGTACTGAGGGGAAAATACCGTATTCCGTTCTACATGTCCACGGACTGTGAAAACTTGCTTAAGAAATTTCTCATTCTTAATCCCAGCAAGAGAGGCACTTTAGAG CAAATCATGAAAGATCGATGGATGAATGTGGGTCACGAAGATGATGAACTAAAGCCTTATGTGGAGCCACTCCCTGACTACAAGGACCCCCGGCGGACAG AGCTGATGGTGTCCATGGGTTACACACGGGAAGAGATCCAGGACTCGCTGGTGGGCCAGAGATACAACGAGGTGATGGCCACCTATCtgctcctgggctacaagagcTCCGAG ctGGAAGGTGACACCATCACCCTGAAGCCCCGGCCTTCAGCTGATCTGACCAATAGCAGCGCCCCATCCCCATCCCACAAGGTACAGCGCAGCGTGTCGGCCAATCCCAAGCAGCGGCGCTTCAGCGACCAGG CTGGTCCTGCCATTCCCACCTCTAATTCTTACTCTAAGAAGACTCAGAGTAACAATGCAGAAAATAAGCGGCCCGAGGAGGACCGGGAGTCGGGGCGGAAAGCCAGCAGCACAGCCAAGGTGCCTGCCAGCCCCCTGCCCGGCCTGGAGAGGAAGAAGACCACCCCAACCCCTTCCACG AACAGCGTCCTCTCCACCAGCACAAATCGAAGCAGGAATTCCCCACTTTTGGAGCGGGCCAGCCTCGGCCAGGCCTCCATCCAGAATGGCAAAGACAG CACAGCCCCCCAGCGTGTCCCTGTCGCCTCCCCATCCGCCCACAACATCAGCAGCAGTGGTGGAGCCCCAGACCGAACTAATTTCCCCCGGGGTGTGTCCAGCCGGAGCACCTTCCATGCTGGGCAGCTCCGACAGGTGCGGGACCAGCAGAATTTGCCCTATGGTGTgaccccagcctctccctctggCCACAGCCAGGGCCGGCGGGGGGCCTCTGGGAGCATCTTCAGCAAGTTCACCTCCAAGTTTGTACGCAG gaacctgaaTGAACCTGAAAGCAAAGACCGAGTGGAGACGCTCAG ACCTCACATGGTGGGCAGTGGCGTCAAcgacaaagaaaaggaagaatttcGGGAGGCCAAACCCCGCTCCCTCCGCTTCACGTGGAGTATGAAGACCACGAGCTCCATGGAGCCCAACGAGATGATGCGGGAGATCCGCAAGGTGCTGGACGCGAACAGCTGCCAGAGCGAGCTGCATGAGAAATACATGCTGCTGTGCATGCACGGCACGCCGGGCCACGAGGACTTCGTGCAGTGGGAGATGGAGGTGTGCAAACTGCCGCGGCTCTCTCTCAATGGGGTTCGGTTTAAGCGGATATCGGGCACCTCCATGGCCTTCAAAAACATTGCCTCCAAAATAGCCAACGAGCTGAAGCTTTAA
- the MARK2 gene encoding serine/threonine-protein kinase MARK2 isoform X13: MGPASIFMSQMKKQIWRSYVTLLTFSQLPTLGHLDSKPSSKSNMIRGRNSATSADEQPHIGNYRLLKTIGKGNFAKVKLARHILTGKEVAVKIIDKTQLNSSSLQKLFREVRIMKVLNHPNIVKLFEVIETEKTLYLVMEYASGGEVFDYLVAHGRMKEKEARAKFRQIVSAVQYCHQKFIVHRDLKAENLLLDADMNIKIADFGFSNEFTFGNKLDTFCGSPPYAAPELFQGKKYDGPEVDVWSLGVILYTLVSGSLPFDGQNLKELRERVLRGKYRIPFYMSTDCENLLKKFLILNPSKRGTLEQIMKDRWMNVGHEDDELKPYVEPLPDYKDPRRTELMVSMGYTREEIQDSLVGQRYNEVMATYLLLGYKSSELEGDTITLKPRPSADLTNSSAPSPSHKVQRSVSANPKQRRFSDQAAGPAIPTSNSYSKKTQSNNAENKRPEEDRESGRKASSTAKVPASPLPGLERKKTTPTPSTNSVLSTSTNRSRNSPLLERASLGQASIQNGKDSTAPQRVPVASPSAHNISSSGGAPDRTNFPRGVSSRSTFHAGQLRQVRDQQNLPYGVTPASPSGHSQGRRGASGSIFSKFTSKFVRRNLSFRFARRPHMVGSGVNDKEKEEFREAKPRSLRFTWSMKTTSSMEPNEMMREIRKVLDANSCQSELHEKYMLLCMHGTPGHEDFVQWEMEVCKLPRLSLNGVRFKRISGTSMAFKNIASKIANELKL, from the exons CCCACCTTGGGACACCTTGACTCCAAGCCCAGCAGTAAGTCCAACATGATTCGGGGCCGCAACTCAGCCACCTCTGCTGATGAGCAGCCCCACATTGGAAACTACCGGCTCCTCAAGACCATTGGCAAGGGTAACTTTGCCAAGGTGAAGTTGGCCCGACACATCCTGACTGGGAAAGAG GTAGCTGTGAAGATCATTGACAAGACTCAACTGAactcctccagcctccagaaa CTATTCCGCGAAGTAAGAATAATGAAGGTTTTGAATCATCCCAACATAG TTAAATTATTTGAAGTGATTGAGACTGAGAAAACGCTCTACCTTGTCATGGAGTACGCTAGTGGCG GAGAGGTATTTGATTACCTAGTGGCTCATGGCaggatgaaagagaaagaggCTCGAGCCAAATTCCGCCAG atAGTGTCTGCTGTACAGTACTGTCACCAGAAGTTTATTGTCCATAGAGACTTAAAG GCAGAAAACCTGCTCTTGGATGCTGATATGAACATCAAGATTGCAGACTTTGGCTTCAGCAATGAATTCACCTTTGGGAACAAGCTGGACACTTTCTGTGGCAGTCCCCCTTATGCTGCCCCAGAACTCTTCCAGGGCAAAAAATATGATGGACCCGAGGTGGATGTGTGGAGCCTAGGAGTTATCCTCTATACACTGGTCAGCGGATCCCTGCCTTTTGATGGACAGAATCTCAAG GAGCTGCGGGAACGGGTACTGAGGGGAAAATACCGTATTCCGTTCTACATGTCCACGGACTGTGAAAACTTGCTTAAGAAATTTCTCATTCTTAATCCCAGCAAGAGAGGCACTTTAGAG CAAATCATGAAAGATCGATGGATGAATGTGGGTCACGAAGATGATGAACTAAAGCCTTATGTGGAGCCACTCCCTGACTACAAGGACCCCCGGCGGACAG AGCTGATGGTGTCCATGGGTTACACACGGGAAGAGATCCAGGACTCGCTGGTGGGCCAGAGATACAACGAGGTGATGGCCACCTATCtgctcctgggctacaagagcTCCGAG ctGGAAGGTGACACCATCACCCTGAAGCCCCGGCCTTCAGCTGATCTGACCAATAGCAGCGCCCCATCCCCATCCCACAAGGTACAGCGCAGCGTGTCGGCCAATCCCAAGCAGCGGCGCTTCAGCGACCAGG CAGCTGGTCCTGCCATTCCCACCTCTAATTCTTACTCTAAGAAGACTCAGAGTAACAATGCAGAAAATAAGCGGCCCGAGGAGGACCGGGAGTCGGGGCGGAAAGCCAGCAGCACAGCCAAGGTGCCTGCCAGCCCCCTGCCCGGCCTGGAGAGGAAGAAGACCACCCCAACCCCTTCCACG AACAGCGTCCTCTCCACCAGCACAAATCGAAGCAGGAATTCCCCACTTTTGGAGCGGGCCAGCCTCGGCCAGGCCTCCATCCAGAATGGCAAAGACAG CACAGCCCCCCAGCGTGTCCCTGTCGCCTCCCCATCCGCCCACAACATCAGCAGCAGTGGTGGAGCCCCAGACCGAACTAATTTCCCCCGGGGTGTGTCCAGCCGGAGCACCTTCCATGCTGGGCAGCTCCGACAGGTGCGGGACCAGCAGAATTTGCCCTATGGTGTgaccccagcctctccctctggCCACAGCCAGGGCCGGCGGGGGGCCTCTGGGAGCATCTTCAGCAAGTTCACCTCCAAGTTTGTACGCAG aaatcTGTCTTTCAGGTTTGCCAGAAG ACCTCACATGGTGGGCAGTGGCGTCAAcgacaaagaaaaggaagaatttcGGGAGGCCAAACCCCGCTCCCTCCGCTTCACGTGGAGTATGAAGACCACGAGCTCCATGGAGCCCAACGAGATGATGCGGGAGATCCGCAAGGTGCTGGACGCGAACAGCTGCCAGAGCGAGCTGCATGAGAAATACATGCTGCTGTGCATGCACGGCACGCCGGGCCACGAGGACTTCGTGCAGTGGGAGATGGAGGTGTGCAAACTGCCGCGGCTCTCTCTCAATGGGGTTCGGTTTAAGCGGATATCGGGCACCTCCATGGCCTTCAAAAACATTGCCTCCAAAATAGCCAACGAGCTGAAGCTTTAA